One Chitinophagales bacterium genomic window, CACTCAGCTTCTGGGTAAAAGCAGAAAGCGCAGGCCATGTTGATGGAAGCGGTAACCCCAAAGGAAATTTTGTAATGGGAACAGGATTCTTCAAAGGATTCCAGTTTGAAATCCCCGGCGATTATGCATGGTGCAAAATTGCCGCACAGTACGACTGTGGTACTGTTACCGAAGGTGAAGATTGCTGGTTCCCCGGTGACGGTGTAACTAAAGACAACGGTGGCTGGCAAGGCTGGATTTTCTGCAAAGACCTCACCGGAAGCGGTGGTGTTGCAGCTTTGTTGAAAGACAACTGGGCGCATGTTGTATTTACTTATGATGCTGCGAGCAAAATTGGTTCTATGTACATCAATGGTGAATTGATGAAAGCACAGGATTTCAATTTGTGGCCTGCAGGTGCCAACAAACTCAATGCAGTTGGTTTGAAGTTTGACCCTACCGCTACCGATGTAGGCCAGGGATTTGTATTCGGTTTTGCTGAAGATAAATCAAGTGCACTGTTCTCTACTGAACCTTGGGGTAATGTGAATTCACCTGATTCCAACCACTTCCAGGGCTGGCTCGATGATGTGAGAGTGTATCACAGGGCATTGACACAGGATGAAATCACCCTGATGTACAACTCAAGTAAGTAATACCACAATACGTGGCATATCATTAAGCAGTTTAACTCCAAAGGTTCCCTGTCCTATAGGCCGGGAACCTTTGGTTTGTTTAGACACTCTGTTGTCAGATGATGGGTAAAAACAGGATCATATTTTTTTTGCTGCTGCTGGTAATTGATTTTTCCTGCAAAAAAAATGATGCGCCCGTAA contains:
- a CDS encoding Ig-like domain-containing protein, whose protein sequence is MKWIMSSMVAIALFAILVQSCKKDEPVALTLSSLTAGGVDLNGASSATGVATDAAIAAVFSTDVDAATANSTNITLTRDYDAASVDLTISTSGSTVTITPNDELATGALYELSIGGLKSTEGEMLAATITRTFTTAGTFAPAGAVAYWDFENSSVNDLTGAYTAAENTDVTFAASKSTVLGQAAYFNGHTTYIEYPGGPTLMNTASFALSFWVKAESAGHVDGSGNPKGNFVMGTGFFKGFQFEIPGDYAWCKIAAQYDCGTVTEGEDCWFPGDGVTKDNGGWQGWIFCKDLTGSGGVAALLKDNWAHVVFTYDAASKIGSMYINGELMKAQDFNLWPAGANKLNAVGLKFDPTATDVGQGFVFGFAEDKSSALFSTEPWGNVNSPDSNHFQGWLDDVRVYHRALTQDEITLMYNSSK